A section of the Acanthochromis polyacanthus isolate Apoly-LR-REF ecotype Palm Island chromosome 1, KAUST_Apoly_ChrSc, whole genome shotgun sequence genome encodes:
- the creb3l2 gene encoding cyclic AMP-responsive element-binding protein 3-like protein 2 isoform X1, which yields MEILDSSEQFLTWDRNLSELSEAGEIDSVLYTNHFSELLDDLSQDALLGQLLSDPFLSGGRGGVEAMEGEDGGDLSPSSPLPPHITAEHSYSLCGDSRPQSPLSHLTGEQGSEAAESDGEWPMEQEEAMEGLLCETPSLLPTLSLSLGEGPKAPKGPAVVPTASPAQTTVGSNQTKGIKIKEENIVPQIKLEPHEVDQFLNLSPKGLEALQMPPTPPSSHGSDSEGSQSPVHATPGLSCPTSPTSPPPSQAGLKVSPRAASSLSNSPLLTAPHKLQGSGPLMLTEEERRTLVAEGYPVPTKLPLTKAEEKALKKIRRKIKNKISAQESRRKKKEYMDALEKKVETCSNENSELRRKVETLECTNKSLLQQLQSLQAVVAGKVPKSCRVAGTQTSSCLMVVVLCFALFLGSFYPSGLTPCSTVTETGLASKQTAVKESYTTTVKSRGLLSTFEDEQPHLLGLGGEYPDQWEDTPAVVMAAWRRSEQQKVGMEPSRAETHPPFRNKNNDTQTLLDIHRSLEQRVNENSSKVIELERTVNETS from the exons CACTTCTCGGAGCTCCTGGACGACCTTTCCCAGGATGCTTTGCTGGGCCAGCTGCTCAGCGACCCCTTCCTGTCCGGGGGGAGAGGCGGAGTGGAGGCCATGGagggggaggacgggggagaCCTGTCCCCGTCCTCCCCTCTCCCCCCTCACATCACGGCCGAACACAGCTACTCTCTGTGTGGAGACAGCCGGCCTCAGTCTCCACTGTCTCACCTGACCGGAGAGCAGGGCAGCGAGGCAG CAGAGTCTGATGGTGAGTGGCCCATGGAGCAGGAGGAAGCCATGGAGGGCCTCCTCTGTGAGaccccctctctcctccccactctctccctctctctgggCGAGGGGCCCAAAGCACCCAAGGGCCCCGCCGTGGTCCCCACAGCCTCCCCAGCTCAGACCACAGTGGGCAGTAACCAGACCAAAGGCATCAAg ATCAAAGAGGAGAACATCGTCCCTCAGATTAAACTGGAGCCTCATGAGGTGGACCAGTTCCTCAACCTGTCACCCAAAG GTCTGGAGGCTCTGCAGATGCCTCCCACTCCTCCCAGTTCCCACGGCAGCGACTCGGAGGGCAGCCAGAGCCCCGTCCACGCCACCCCCGGTCTGTCCTGCCCCACCTCCCCCACCAGCCCTCCTCCATCCCAGGCCGGCCTGAAGGTGTCGCCCCGAGCCGCCTCCTCCCTCTCCAACTCCCCCCTGCTCACCGCCCCGCAT AAGCTGCAGGGTTCAGGACCGCTGATGCTGACGGAGGAGGAGCGTCGGACGCTGGTGGCCGAAGGCTATCCGGTTCCCACCAAACTACCGCTGACCAAAGCCGAGGAGAAGGCGCTGAAGAAGATCCGCAGGAAGATCAAAAACAAG atttcagctcaggagagtcgcaggaagaagaaggagtACATGGATGCTCTGGAGAAGAA GGTGGAGACCTGCTCCAATGAAAACAGCGAACTACGCAGGAAAGTGGAGACGCTGGAGTGCACCAACAA gtctctgctgcagcagctgcagtctcTGCAGGCCGTGGTGGCAGGAAAAGTCCCCAAATCCTGCAGGGTGGCTGGAACCCAGACATCATCATGCTTAATG GTGGTCGTGCTGTGTTTCGCTCTGTTTTTGGGCAGTTTTTATCCCAGCGGTTTGACTCCGTGCTCCACCGTCACTGAAACAGGCCTCGCTTCCAAACAGACGGCGGTCAAAGAGTCGTACACGACCACAG TGAAGTCCAGAGGTCTGTTATCGACCTTCGAAGACGAGCAGCCGCACCTCCTCGGTCTGGGCGGTGAATATCCCGACCAATGGGAGGACACGCCGGCCGTCGTCATGGCGGCGTGGCGGCgctcagagcagcagaaagTCGGGATGGAGCCCAGCAGGGCGGAGACACACCCACCtttcaggaataaaaacaaCGATACGCAGACGCTGCTGGACATCCACAG GTCTCTGGAGCAGAGGGTGAATGAGAACAGCAGTAAAGTGATAGAGCTGGAGCGAACGGTCAACGAGACCTCCTGA
- the creb3l2 gene encoding cyclic AMP-responsive element-binding protein 3-like protein 2 isoform X2, giving the protein MEILDSSEQFLTWDRNLSELSEAGEIDSVLYTNHFSELLDDLSQDALLGQLLSDPFLSGGRGGVEAMEGEDGGDLSPSSPLPPHITAEHSYSLCGDSRPQSPLSHLTGEQGSEAESDGEWPMEQEEAMEGLLCETPSLLPTLSLSLGEGPKAPKGPAVVPTASPAQTTVGSNQTKGIKIKEENIVPQIKLEPHEVDQFLNLSPKGLEALQMPPTPPSSHGSDSEGSQSPVHATPGLSCPTSPTSPPPSQAGLKVSPRAASSLSNSPLLTAPHKLQGSGPLMLTEEERRTLVAEGYPVPTKLPLTKAEEKALKKIRRKIKNKISAQESRRKKKEYMDALEKKVETCSNENSELRRKVETLECTNKSLLQQLQSLQAVVAGKVPKSCRVAGTQTSSCLMVVVLCFALFLGSFYPSGLTPCSTVTETGLASKQTAVKESYTTTVKSRGLLSTFEDEQPHLLGLGGEYPDQWEDTPAVVMAAWRRSEQQKVGMEPSRAETHPPFRNKNNDTQTLLDIHRSLEQRVNENSSKVIELERTVNETS; this is encoded by the exons CACTTCTCGGAGCTCCTGGACGACCTTTCCCAGGATGCTTTGCTGGGCCAGCTGCTCAGCGACCCCTTCCTGTCCGGGGGGAGAGGCGGAGTGGAGGCCATGGagggggaggacgggggagaCCTGTCCCCGTCCTCCCCTCTCCCCCCTCACATCACGGCCGAACACAGCTACTCTCTGTGTGGAGACAGCCGGCCTCAGTCTCCACTGTCTCACCTGACCGGAGAGCAGGGCAGCGAGGCAG AGTCTGATGGTGAGTGGCCCATGGAGCAGGAGGAAGCCATGGAGGGCCTCCTCTGTGAGaccccctctctcctccccactctctccctctctctgggCGAGGGGCCCAAAGCACCCAAGGGCCCCGCCGTGGTCCCCACAGCCTCCCCAGCTCAGACCACAGTGGGCAGTAACCAGACCAAAGGCATCAAg ATCAAAGAGGAGAACATCGTCCCTCAGATTAAACTGGAGCCTCATGAGGTGGACCAGTTCCTCAACCTGTCACCCAAAG GTCTGGAGGCTCTGCAGATGCCTCCCACTCCTCCCAGTTCCCACGGCAGCGACTCGGAGGGCAGCCAGAGCCCCGTCCACGCCACCCCCGGTCTGTCCTGCCCCACCTCCCCCACCAGCCCTCCTCCATCCCAGGCCGGCCTGAAGGTGTCGCCCCGAGCCGCCTCCTCCCTCTCCAACTCCCCCCTGCTCACCGCCCCGCAT AAGCTGCAGGGTTCAGGACCGCTGATGCTGACGGAGGAGGAGCGTCGGACGCTGGTGGCCGAAGGCTATCCGGTTCCCACCAAACTACCGCTGACCAAAGCCGAGGAGAAGGCGCTGAAGAAGATCCGCAGGAAGATCAAAAACAAG atttcagctcaggagagtcgcaggaagaagaaggagtACATGGATGCTCTGGAGAAGAA GGTGGAGACCTGCTCCAATGAAAACAGCGAACTACGCAGGAAAGTGGAGACGCTGGAGTGCACCAACAA gtctctgctgcagcagctgcagtctcTGCAGGCCGTGGTGGCAGGAAAAGTCCCCAAATCCTGCAGGGTGGCTGGAACCCAGACATCATCATGCTTAATG GTGGTCGTGCTGTGTTTCGCTCTGTTTTTGGGCAGTTTTTATCCCAGCGGTTTGACTCCGTGCTCCACCGTCACTGAAACAGGCCTCGCTTCCAAACAGACGGCGGTCAAAGAGTCGTACACGACCACAG TGAAGTCCAGAGGTCTGTTATCGACCTTCGAAGACGAGCAGCCGCACCTCCTCGGTCTGGGCGGTGAATATCCCGACCAATGGGAGGACACGCCGGCCGTCGTCATGGCGGCGTGGCGGCgctcagagcagcagaaagTCGGGATGGAGCCCAGCAGGGCGGAGACACACCCACCtttcaggaataaaaacaaCGATACGCAGACGCTGCTGGACATCCACAG GTCTCTGGAGCAGAGGGTGAATGAGAACAGCAGTAAAGTGATAGAGCTGGAGCGAACGGTCAACGAGACCTCCTGA